In the genome of Paenarthrobacter ilicis, the window GGCCGGAATAGAACAGACCCAGGACCAGGTGCTGCGCGGTACCGAGGGCAAGCGTGTGTTCGAAATTGGAGCGGACGGCCTCAGGATTCCAGTGGCTACTGATGAACTGACTCCCGCCGTGGACGGCAGCGACGTCAAGCTAACCCTCAACACTGATGTCCAATACTTTGCGCAGCAGGCCATTCAAAGCCAGGTGGACAAGCTGAGTGCCGAGTGGGGCGTCATCATCGTCATGGACGCCAAGACCGGAAACCTGGTGGCGTTGGCCGACACCAACGCGCCGGATCCCAACGACCCCGGAAAAGTCGATGCGAAGGACCGCGGGGTCCGGAGTGTGACAGCAGCCTACGAGCCGGGTTCGGTCGAAAAGATGATCACGGCAGCGGCTGTCATTCAGGAAGGAAAGTCCAGCCCCCTGGACCACTTCACCATCCCGCCGTCCTACACCATTGATGGGCAAACCTTCACCGACGCCTTTGAGCACGGCACCGAGGAACGGACGCTGGCCGGCATTCTGGGGTGGTCCATGAACACGGGAACCGTCATGGCAGGGAGCCGCCTGACCAAGGAGCAGCGCTACGACTGGCTGAAGAAGTTCGGCGTGGGCGAGCAAACGGACATTGGCCTTCCCGCTGAAGCCACCGGCATCCTCGCCAAGCCCGAGCAGTGGGACGACCGCCAGCAGTACACAGTGCTGTTTGGCCAGGGTGTGTCGCAATCCACTCTCCAGACGGTCCGCGCCTACCAAAGCATCGCCAACAACGGTGTGATGCTGCAGCCACGCTTGATCGACAGCTACATTTCCCCGGACGGCAAGGAAGAGAAGGTCCCGGCCAAGGACTCCCGCCAGGTGGTCTCCAAGGAAACCGCCGAACAGGTGCAGGACATTCTTGAGAGTGCCGTTACGGAGGGCCAGATCAAGGACGCCGCCATCGACGGTTACCGGGTGGGCGCCAAGACCGGAACATCCCAGGCTCCCCGGGAAGACGGACTGCCGGGATTCGACGGTTACACCGCTTCAATGGTGGGCATGGCGCCTATGGAAGATCCCCGGTTCATTGTTGAAGTTGTCCTCCAGCGCCCCAAGGGAAGCATCTACGGGATCACCAACGGTCCGGTCTTCAGGTCCGTGATGTCGCAGGTG includes:
- a CDS encoding peptidoglycan D,D-transpeptidase FtsI family protein, with product MAPHPGTSKKTKTPAARKRLRVGLGIMLTLLLVVGGKLFMVQGLDVGGMAEAALASRLTPQILPAERGKIVDANGTVLASSVIRYNVVVDQVQNTGAASFKRYNEKTEELEVITRDQGIAELAGLLGADEAKVREAVTGDKKYAVVAKDVKPELEDRISKLIIPGISAEGVSKRVYPNGSIAGGVVGFLQDGVTGQAGIEQTQDQVLRGTEGKRVFEIGADGLRIPVATDELTPAVDGSDVKLTLNTDVQYFAQQAIQSQVDKLSAEWGVIIVMDAKTGNLVALADTNAPDPNDPGKVDAKDRGVRSVTAAYEPGSVEKMITAAAVIQEGKSSPLDHFTIPPSYTIDGQTFTDAFEHGTEERTLAGILGWSMNTGTVMAGSRLTKEQRYDWLKKFGVGEQTDIGLPAEATGILAKPEQWDDRQQYTVLFGQGVSQSTLQTVRAYQSIANNGVMLQPRLIDSYISPDGKEEKVPAKDSRQVVSKETAEQVQDILESAVTEGQIKDAAIDGYRVGAKTGTSQAPREDGLPGFDGYTASMVGMAPMEDPRFIVEVVLQRPKGSIYGITNGPVFRSVMSQVLRTYNVPPSTGTPARLPQFVK